GTGGTCAGCCCATGAAAGAGCTGTTTCCCGGCATCACCAATAAGACGGGCCATTGGGCATTGATCAAGCCCGGCGAAAAACCGAACACCTGGCGGCTGGCCCCGCTTAAAGAATGAGTTCCAGGCTTGGGCGAATCTACCTACAGCGTTTCACTCTGACTTGTGGCCGCGAAAATCGGTTATTGTCCTACGTGGGCCGGTTCCCACGAGCCAGAACCGTCCACAACAAAACGTAAATTGCTCTAACCGAAGCCGCAACCGCCTGCGGCGGCCCGAAGAAAACGCAACGGCGGAAATCGCTATTCGTGGCGCATGGTGGTTTCGGCGCGAAGAGTGCGGCCGCTGAGATATCTGCCAGCGAGATAACTGACTTTGTTATAGGGCACGGACACAGTGACGGTCACGAGGTCGTACGGTTGAGCATTGACAAGCTGGTGGCCGGTGGTGTTGTTGTTCGGGTCGGGCGTGATCGTAATACCGACGGTGATGTCAGAACTGGCCGCCCCAACAGAGGCCGACAGCTTGTCCTGAATGTATTGTTCGATCGTCGTGTTATCACTGCCATCCAGCACGGCTCGCCTCGCCGCTTCACGCGCTGCGTTGGTCACCAGCTGTGCGACCATCATGCCGCGGCCGAATTCGACGATGCCCAGGATCACCATGAAGAACATGGGTATAACAATGGCCGCTTCGACCAGTGCGGCGCCTTTTCGCGGAGCGTTACGCCGCGTGCTGAATCTGGTTGTGTTGGGGAGTTGAAGTCTCATCTTGATAATCTGCTATTCGAACCTTTAACAGGATCTGTGCGGCCACGGAAGCCTATTGGGGACTGTTATTCTGGGGGCTGCTATTCGACCATCCTTGAACCAGGTCTGTCGATAATGAATTTCAGCACATCGACCAGTTGCTGTTCGTATTCGGCAGGGTTGCCTGATCCTCGGGAACTCTGTCCGTTGACATCGGTACTCGCTATGCGAGCGACTCGGTCCATGA
This DNA window, taken from Fuerstiella marisgermanici, encodes the following:
- a CDS encoding TadE family protein encodes the protein MRLQLPNTTRFSTRRNAPRKGAALVEAAIVIPMFFMVILGIVEFGRGMMVAQLVTNAAREAARRAVLDGSDNTTIEQYIQDKLSASVGAASSDITVGITITPDPNNNTTGHQLVNAQPYDLVTVTVSVPYNKVSYLAGRYLSGRTLRAETTMRHE